Part of the Salmo trutta chromosome 2, fSalTru1.1, whole genome shotgun sequence genome, GATACAATCCATTCAAAGTCATGCAGATCCAATTTGAGATGATGCATGCAATGTTATTCTCTGGGTTCAAACCACGTGCATTGGTTTCATGCTGACAGACCCATACCTTTGACCTTTTGGCCAAACACTAAACTGTAGTTAGCTGACTGCTTCCAAACACGTGCCCTTTAAAGAAATCACAGAACATACAGCATGTGGCAATATTTAAGTATCAAAGTTATAAGTTAGCCTGAACTATATAACAATCTGAGAACCATTGATTTTCACAGACAATTTGTTCAATTAATTAATGTACTGGAACTTCAATTCACTTCTCAAATTGACTGAACTGAAATGGCGTTAACCCCAACCCTGTTGATGAGTGATTAAAGTCCTGCTCACCAGAGTCCATGAGGATGTGGAGAGGGGTGTGGTAGGCCTGCAGGTACTGCTGGGGGCTCAGAAGGTCTCCTCTGGACAGGAGCTGAACCACGATATCCTGGGGGACTATCATCTCTGGTACTTCATCCAGAACAGAGCCCGGGGGCATCTTTGACCCCTGTACAAATAcatagagagatgatagaggcGCCAAAAAGAATGGTCTGTCAAAAATTAGAGATTCCACTTATGGTATCTCGAGTAGGACAAATTTAATTCAAAAACAGCAGGTGGATCTTCCTTTAAATGAACCCAGGATTTGATAAGTCTCTGTAGTCTAACCGATGCTAATGATGACACACCTTGGTGGCTTTGAGGAGGTGATTCCCCAGCTTGAGCAGCATAGACAGGGCGGTGCtgaccagtgtgtctgtgtcctcctcctcctcctcctctggccCGTCTCTACTCAGCATCCCACACACCCTGGCCTGCACATTAAGCACCTTGTAGCTCCACTGCTGGAACAACCTGCTGGGAAGGTCATGTGACATCACCAGGACCCTGGGCGCCTCGATCAGGACACTGCATGACGATGATAGGGACCATGACAACATCAAGACAGCATGTCAAGCAATGTTTATGGCTGGGTTTTAGTCAAGCTATATTGACTTTGGCTGGAATGCACATGCttgaccagtggtggaaaaagtacccaattgtcatacttgagtaaaagtaaagataccttaatagaaaaggattcaagtaaaagtgaaagtcacccagtaaaatactacttgagtaaaagtctaaaagtatttggttttaaatatacttaagcatcaaaaataaatgtcatttctaaaatatacttaactttcaaaaataaaagtaaaaataatttcaaatgtattatattaagcaaaccagacagcaagattttcttgtttttttagtttacgcatagccaggggcacaccaacattcagacataatttacaaacaaagcatttgtgtttagtgcgtccgccagatcagatgcagtagggatgaccaggatattttctctttaagtgtgtgaattgaacaATTTTcctaagcattaaaaatgtaacgagtacttttgggtgtcagggaaaatgtatggtgtagaaagtatattttctttaggaatgtagtggagtaaaagtaaaagttgtcaaaaatataaatagtaaagtaaagtacagttaCCACAAAAAACTACTTCAGTAggacttgaaagtatttttactgaagtactttacaccactgtgcatAACCCTCGGAACTTAGTAGCAGAAGAGATAATAAAACTATGATATATTGATTCAAATCTGCATAGTAAGATACTCTACCAGAGTGGCCGTTCCTGCATGTCCCTCAGATCCTGCAGCAGAGACACAAGAACCTCGCTGGAGGACTAGCAGAGAAACAAAGAGCATGGTCATTAATGAAAATACCATATCATTATGCCAATCAATAGAAAGATGGGCAATGAAGGTTTACCTCTTATTAAAGTAATTGGCTGAGACTAGTGCCTTGTCGCTGCATTGACGGGGGATTTTGACAGATTTGTATATATTATATGGGTTTCATTAATAGGTGTTACTGGTTAATCTTGTTTACCTCAATGACATGAAGCATGCAGGTTGGGTACAGCAAAAGCAGGCCTGTGATAGCATCACCTTGGTAATACCTCTGCAAGCGCTGGTTCAGTTCTTCGCAGTGTTCTGTACAACCATAGGAGAAAGAATGTACGGTTACTTGCATAACCCCGGTTCACTGATAACAGAGTGAGGTATCTCACTACTGGAAATGCCTTGGTTTGCATGAATAAGCTTTATTGCATCCATTATATTGTATAAGGATCACACCATAATGTCCTTCCTTCTCACTCACAGACCTAGGTGTGTCAGCCAGAAAGTGGCCCATAACAAAAAACTTGTTCAAATAACCCCAACTAAGGAGCATCCTAAAGTAAAGTAACATTTTCTGTGAAGAGTATTTGTAGAGGAAGTATGTCCCAACATCATACGTTAATAAAcacattatcaaatcaaatgttatttgtcacacgcgccaaatacaacaggtgcagactttacagtgaaatgcttacttacaagcccttaattaacctgttggggatagggggcagtatttgcacggccggataaaaaacgtacccgatttaatctggttaatactcctgcccagtaactagaatatgcatataattgtttgatttggatagaaaacaccctaaagtttctaaaactgtttgaatggtgtctgtgagtataacagaactcatttggcaggccaaaacctgagaagattccaaacaggaagcgctctctctgactatttcttggccttcttgatcatctctaaccaaaacaggggatctctggcataacgtgacattttctaacgctcccataggctctcagaaggcgccagaacgttgaatggtgactttgcaggccatggctgaaaaacagtagcgcatttggatagtggtcgatctgagaacaatgagactggggcgcgtgcacgagccgacaccatgtttttattttttcgtctttgaacgaaaacagagtttcccggtcggaatattatcgctttttttacgagaaaaatcgcataaaaattgattttaaacagcggttgacatgcttcgaagtacggtaatggaatattttgaatttttttgtcacgaaacgcaccgGGCGCgacacccttctttacccttcggatagtgtcttgaacgcacgaacaaaacgccgctatttggatataactatggattatttggaaccaaaccaacatttgttattgaagtagaagtcctgagagtgcattctgacgaagaacagcaaaggtaatccaatttttcttatagtaaatctgattttggtgagggccaaacttggtgggtgtcaaaatagctagcctgtgatggccaggctatctactcagaatattgcaaaatgtgctttcaccgaaaagctattttaaaatcggacatagcgattgcataaaggagttctgtatctataattcttaaaataattgttatgttttttgtgaacgtttatcgtgagtaatttagtaaattcaccggaagtgttcggtgggaatgctagtcacatgctaatgtaaaaagctgttttttgatataaatatgaacttgattgaacaaaacatgcatgtattgtataacataatgtcctaggagcgtcatctgatggagatcatcaaaggttagtgctgcatttagctgtggttttggtttttgtgacattatatgctagcttgaaaaatgggtgtctgattatttctggctgggtactctgctgacataatctaatgttttgctttcgttgtaaagcctttttgaaatcggacagtgtggttagattaacgagagtcttgtctttaaaatggtgtaaaatagtcatatgtttgagaaatttaagtaatagcatttctaaggtatttgaatatcgcaccacgggattccactggctgttgagtaggtaagcgtcccacctagcccatagaggcccttaaccaacaatgctttaagaagttaagaaaaaaataaaataacaagcaaggctatatacagggggtaccggtacagagtcaatgtgtggggcaccggttagtcgaggtaattgaggtaatatgtacatgtaggtagagctaaAGTGACTGGAAAGCATTTTGAacattgattttgatttgacctATCAGCTATAAACAAAACCATGCTCCggaggagaaagagaaacctGAGTCAGTGTACAGGAAGGACCTATATCAGTGAAATAGTGATGCCTTGTAATCCGCCCTGGAATGCACAATAGCTCTTAAATGTGTTCTACAGTAATGTTTGGCTGACCTCCCAGGTCTTTCCTGTCTGCGAGTTGCTGGGGGAGGCTGGCGATGACTATCAACCGGTGTAACAGGAACttctggagagacagagaagaagggTACTAAGCTATCTGATGAGTGAGAGAGCAGGTATCAAGAATAGACAAATAGCAGTAGGCCTATTGGCCCTGCTTAAATAGTTAAGGCTACAAGCCTACCTAACTCTGGATGAGGTGGGATTGGTTGGGATAGTGATAAGTAAACAAATCTGTTGCTCTtcggttgtgtgtgtatgttattttGTCTCGACTGAATAAATAAATGatacataaaaaatacaaataaaataagaaTGAAAACAAACCAGCGACCCACTGACCAATCACACAAACAATCAATCAAAGACACAAGCGACCACTTATGTTGCTTATAGCTGGAGCCGGCCCTGCCATAAACAGCCTATCCTTCCAGGACACTCTTTATACAGTACAAGCTGTTCAAATCATATCGTTTACATTGCAGTACATTGCAAACAATGTGGACTCTTAGATAAGTAAAGCATTGAACTTCACTCTTGAATATTGTTCCTTTAGCCCTCCCAGACAATGAACTACACAAACCATCTCGTCTTGAGGATTAAAAAGCCTTCTTTGCTTCATATGGCAGTGAAACAAGCTAGTCCCAACATCTTCCTCCTTCTTTTGGTCAAGACTTAGTAGCTGGCTGGATGCCTCcatttcttctctctttctctcgctgtctgtctctctctcagtcaagtACTGACTGGGGCAGCAGCAGCAGAtaaccctccctttgtgtttacCACTTGCATGGTATATCCTGGTTACCTACTGTTCCCCCTAGTGCGATAAATCCAATCCTTCTGCGCTCAGCTGCAGTACGCAAGACTGCCAACAGATCCACTGATAACAGACCCAGCCCTATTTGAAAGGGGATGCTGGTACATAGTAGAATGAGGGAGAAGGCAGGTCCTCctcggccacacacacacacaccacagtcacCCCACCCACCACTCCTACAATACACTCCACGACACTACCCGCCTATGCTTGGGTACCTTATTCACTCTCTGGATTGCCAGTTGAAGAGGATAAGTCTCTATGACAACGAAACATTCTCCACTTGTAGTAGAAGGTCTCATTTGAATATGAAGTAAGGCCTCATTTGCATATGAAAGAGGGCCACATAACCAGGCCACACTATAAACACCACAGTGGCAGTTTCACAACACAGGGTAGAGGGAGTATTCCAGGTTTGCTTGTTAAAAATGACTTGCATTGTTATTGCAGGCACACAGACATCATATCACAGAGATATCTAATAATAAACACATGTTCACACCACTCAATCTATAGGTCTAGGGCTACGGAGCACAACTGTGGTGTTATAAGTTGGCATGGAGATCACCCATTTCATGCACTGAGAAGATTCTTTTTCTAGCACTGCTGCACAAAGTGCCAGCACAAACCTTTCTAACAGCCCTGTGGGACTCTTCCAGCTTTGCAAGCAGCGACATTCTGTCTTCAAAGGCTGAGTTCCAGATGGTAAAGGGCGCATTATCAACTTCGTGCGACCTGGAAGCCATTACTGACAATGGATGTTTGGAAGTGTTACTAAGCAACAAATGTGGGGACTGGAATGAGGGGGGTGCAGAGAAAGACTCAGGTTATGCACCTGTGTGTGAGCTGGATTCAAGGCAGGTGACTTACCTTCTAGTAAAGCCTTTAATAAAGCCGTAAAAATAAAGTCTATAATAAACAAACGTGTCCAGTTATTAAGTTAGCTAAATGTTTCCCCCCAGAATGTTATTCAAGAATAGGAGAGTATGACTAGATCACACCCAAAAACCTACCAATTCATTCACCACTCAACAACAATATGACCCTGGTTCGAGATAGCCTGGCAAATGTTTCTTTGTACATTCTCAGTCAAATACTGTAAGCATTATCATTTTAAAAACGTGTAATTGGAAACGTATATTGCAACTTTAAACCACCAGATGACGCCAAAACAAAGGTCCACCAATTTTGATGCGCTTGCTCTGCTCGTCACGTGCGTGTCTTGCCCTTGTGTAGGCTGCGCGTGAATCACAGCATCAACAGTTTCCTCCAAGCACAGAACCACCAGGCGGGACGATTACGATGGACTGAAAACCATCGAAAGGGGGCGAGACATCGAATGGAAATGTTCAGGTACATCGCAACATGTACTTATCCAATTGTGTATAACGTTGACACGATGTATCATTGTCTTTATTTGAGCAAAATGCATGAAAATACAATTCCTTAGAATTGAtgggggtagctagctagctaacgtgacgttagctagctagctagccaagcgaCGCCCGGTGTACCCGAGCTGAGCGGCCACCTATGTTTGACTGCTGACAGTTTGGTTTTGACAGTTAATTTAGGCGT contains:
- the LOC115158815 gene encoding testis-expressed protein 47 isoform X3, which encodes MEASSQLLSLDQKKEEDVGTSLFHCHMKQRRLFNPQDEMKFLLHRLIVIASLPQQLADRKDLGEHCEELNQRLQRYYQGDAITGLLLLYPTCMLHVIESSSEVLVSLLQDLRDMQERPLCVLIEAPRVLVMSHDLPSRLFQQWSYKVLNVQARVCGMLSRDGPEEEEEEDTDTLVSTALSMLLKLGNHLLKATKGSKMPPGSVLDEVPEMIVPQDIVVQLLSRGDLLSPQQYLQAYHTPLHILMDSGHVFGSSQLTTV
- the LOC115158815 gene encoding testis-expressed protein 47 isoform X2 — its product is MASRSHEVDNAPFTIWNSAFEDRMSLLAKLEESHRAVRKKFLLHRLIVIASLPQQLADRKDLGEHCEELNQRLQRYYQGDAITGLLLLYPTCMLHVIESSSEVLVSLLQDLRDMQERPLCVLIEAPRVLVMSHDLPSRLFQQWSYKVLNVQARVCGMLSRDGPEEEEEEDTDTLVSTALSMLLKLGNHLLKATKGSKMPPGSVLDEVPEMIVPQDIVVQLLSRGDLLSPQQYLQAYHTPLHILMDSERTWPPPEQLQCEF
- the LOC115158815 gene encoding testis-expressed protein 47 isoform X1, producing the protein MEASSQLLSLDQKKEEDVGTSLFHCHMKQRRLFNPQDEMKFLLHRLIVIASLPQQLADRKDLGEHCEELNQRLQRYYQGDAITGLLLLYPTCMLHVIESSSEVLVSLLQDLRDMQERPLCVLIEAPRVLVMSHDLPSRLFQQWSYKVLNVQARVCGMLSRDGPEEEEEEDTDTLVSTALSMLLKLGNHLLKATKGSKMPPGSVLDEVPEMIVPQDIVVQLLSRGDLLSPQQYLQAYHTPLHILMDSERTWPPPEQLQCEF